One stretch of Oncorhynchus gorbuscha isolate QuinsamMale2020 ecotype Even-year linkage group LG21, OgorEven_v1.0, whole genome shotgun sequence DNA includes these proteins:
- the LOC124008771 gene encoding glucagon-2, translating to MFGIHSLAGVLLLVIVQSSWQVTLQEAEDNSSLETADSLLEDLVGVPNMKRHSEGTFSNYYSKYQEERMAQDFVQWLMNSKRSGAPSKRHADGTYTSDVSTYLQDQAAKDFVSWLKSGPARRESAEESSNGPMSRRHVDGSFTSDVNKVLDSLAAKEYLLWVMTSKPSGKSDKRQEDH from the exons ATGTTTGGCATCCACTCCCTGGCTGGTGTTCTCCTCCTGGTCATCGTACAGAGCAGTTGGCAAGTTACTCTGCAAGAGGCTGAGGACAACTCAAG CTTAGAGACAGCAGACTCACTATTGGAGGATTTGGTGGGCGTGCCTAACATGAAGAGACATTCCGAGGGAACCTTCTCTAACTACTACAGTAAATACCAGGAAGAAAGGATGGCTCAGGACTTTGTTCAATGGCTTATGAACTCCAAGAGGAGTGG TGCTCCATCCAAACGCCATGCCGATGGGACCTACACCAGCGACGTGAGCACCTACCTACAGGACCAGGCGGCCAAGGACTTTGTTTCCTGGCTCAAATCAGGACCGGCCAGACGAGA ATCTGCAGAGGAGAGCAGCAATGGTCCAATGAGCAGAAGACATGTAGATGGAAGCTTCACCAGCGACGTGAACAAGGTCCTAGACAGCTTGGCTGCCAAGGAGTATTTACTCTGGGTCATGACCTCCAAACCCTCAGGGAAAAG tgACAAACGTCAAGAAGATCATTGA
- the LOC124008774 gene encoding dipeptidyl peptidase 4-like → MNTIGKVVLGLLGLAVVIILIAVPTAIYLNEDKVTAQRTFTLSDVFNSSIRARSYNMRWISDYEYLHQKDGAVFLHNLITGNNSEFLSSITFDQVAASDYVVSADKRYVAFKSNWTKIWRHSFTASYSLYDLADSTFLSTPDIPHRVHLFAWAPIGNKMAFVWENDVYVKTSPTAKAIQVTSNGKHNNILNGIPDWVYEEEMFSSYEAMWWSPGGRYLAYAEFNDTLVQNIEYSWYRKEPYPDTVIFPYPKPGTPNPVVKLFVYDTTNISNITEVVVPASVGAGDHYLATVTWVTDERIAVQWQKRKQNELRFQIYDFSIVGNTWVENALEKLDMTSKTGWIGRFSPSNPTLSANKDGFYIVMSDNNGYKHIHHVTGGTATAVTSGTWEVIDILKVTSNTIYYSSNQYGHKPGGRNVYKITLGATPPTTQCLTCTLNEDRCQYNSAYFSHNASFFRMDCSGPGLPLYTLRDNRDAGSEMQVLEDNMALEGLLSEIHMPTMQRGFIKQGEFNLWYQMTLPPGFDKSKKYPLLIDVYAGPCSQKADYRYRLGWAAYLASTEKVIVASFDGRGSGYQGDKLMHSIYRRLGTYEVEDQITAAKEFTNMGFVDKGRIAIWGWSYGGYVTSMVLGAGSGVFKCGMAVAPVSKWEYYDTIYTERYMNQPSENLEFYKNSTVTARAKNFKSVQYLLVHGTADDNVHFQQAAQISAALVEEQVDFEAMWYTDKDHGLDGSANQHVYTHMSHFLQRCFA, encoded by the exons ATG AATACCATAGGTAAGGTGGTGTTGGGACTTTTGGGGCTAGCTGTCGTCATCATCTTGATAGCAGTGCCCACGGCAATATATCTGAACG AGGACAAAGTGACGGCTCAGAGGACGTTCACTCTCAGTGATGTCTTCAATAGCTCCATCAGGGCCAGATCCTACAACATGCGCTGGATCTCAG ACTATGAGTATCTGCATCAAAAAGACGGTGCAGTCTTCCTTCACAACCTGATTACAGGAAACAACTCAGAATTCCTGAGCAGCATCACATTT GATCAAGTGGCTGCCTCTGATTATGTAGTGTCTGCTGATAAAAGATATGTTGCTTTCAAGAGCAATTGGACCAAG ATATGGAGACACTCCTTCACAGCTTCATATTCTCTCTATGATTTGGCAGACTC GACATTTCTCAGTACACCAGACATCCCTCACCGAGTCCATTTGTTTGCATGGGCACCAATAGGGAACAAAATG GCCTTTGTGTGGGAAAATGATGTCTATGTGAAGACCAGCCCTACTGCTAAGGCCATACAGGTGACCTCCAATGgaaaacacaacaacattttaaaTGGCATCCCAGATTGGGTGTATGAGG AGGAAATGTTCTCTTCTTACGAGGCAATGTGGTGGTCACCTGGAGGGAGGTATCTGGCCTATGCTGAGTTTAACGACACTCTGGTCCAAAACATAGAGTATTCCTGGTATAGGAAGGAGCCGTATCCCGACACGGTCATTTTCCCCTATCCTAAG CCTGGTACTCCCAATCCAGTGGTGAAGCTGTTTGTGTATGATACTACAAACATATCAAACATCACAGAAGTTGTTGTGCCAGCTTCAGTTGGTGCGGG tgatcACTATTTGGCCACAGTCACCTGGGTAACGGATGAACGCATCGCTGTCCAGTGGCAGAAGAGGAAACAGAACGAGCTCCGCTTTCAGATCTACGACTTCAGCATAGTCGGAAACACCTGGGTCGAGAATGCGTTAGAG AAACTTGACATGACAAGCAAGACAGGTTGGATTGGACGG TTTTCACCTTCTAATCCTACATTATCGGCAAACAAAGACGGTTTTTACATTGTGATGAGTGACAATAACGGCTATAAACATATTCATCACGTAACAGGT GGCACAGCAACAGCTGTCACCTCAGGGACTTGGGAGGTCATTGACATATTAAAAGTGACGAGCAACACCATATACTATTCAAGCAACCAATATGGTCACAAGCCAGGAGGGAGAAACGTTTACAA gatcaCTCTCGGAGCCACTCCCCCCACCACCCAGTGCCTGACCTGTACCCTGAATGAGGACAGGTGTCAATACAACTCAGCTTACTTCAGCCATAATGCCTCTTTCTTCCGCATGGACTGCTCAG GTCCTGGACTACCTCTGTATACTCTCAGGGACAACAGGGATGCTGGTTCAG AGATGCAGGTTCTTGAGGACAACATGGCTTTAGAAGGCCTTCTGTCTGAGATCCACATGCCCACCATGCAACGCGGCTTCATCAAGCAAGGGGAATTCA ATCTTTGGTACCAGATGACCTTGCCTCCTGGATTTGACAAATCTAAGAAATACCCCTTACTTATTGATGT GTATGCAGGGCCTTGCAGTCAGAAAGCAGACTACCGCTACAGGTTAGGCTGGGCCGCATACCTGGCGAGCACGGAGAAGGTCATCGTTGCCAGCTTCGATGGAAGGGGAAGTGGTTACCAAGGTGACAAGCTAATGCACTCCATCTACCGACGTCTGGGAACCTATGAAGTGGAAGATCAGATAACGGCCGCAAA AGAATTCACCAATATGGGCTTTGTCGACAAAGGCAGAATAGCAATTTGGGGTTGG TCCTATGGAGGTTATGTCACGTCAATGGTTCTGGGAGCTGGGAGTGGAGTTTTCAAATGTGGAATGGCAGTTGCCCCAGTTTCCAAGTGGGAGTATTATG ATACAATCTACACAGAACGTTACATGAATCAACCTTCTGAAAATCTTGAATTCTACAAA AACTCCACAGTGACAGCCAGAGCCAAGAACTTCAAATCAGTGCAATACCTTCTGGTCCATGGGACAGCAGATG ACAACGTCCATTTTCAGCAAGCTGCTCAGATCTCTGCAGCTCTGGTTGAGGAACAAGTGGACTTTGAGGCTATG TGGTACACGGACAAGGACCATGGTCTTGAtggttcagccaatcagcatgtcTATACCCACATGAGTCACTTCCTACAGAGGTGCTTCGCCTGA